The Branchiostoma floridae strain S238N-H82 chromosome 17, Bfl_VNyyK, whole genome shotgun sequence genome has a window encoding:
- the LOC118404377 gene encoding titin homolog encodes MASKLTLKQHRNFTSAETTKADRETGEKEKNTETITGETTVEETEKTETITEESVKTKKEETTNEMSVTQKETEKTESTTEETVTEVSAKKETKREETTVEGAEKTETITEESLEIKKEQTEVAKEEITTEQTAAVVETKKTEVTTEERVENKKEETATEVSMTKEETDTTETTTEETTAVEETEKTKISTKEEVEIKKEETVTEESAKEETKKEETKKEQTTVEETEKTETITEESIETKKEQTQVTKEETTMEETTAVEETKKAEVTTEEKVETKKEETTTEVSMTKEETERTETKTEEMTAVEETEKTKISTKEEVEIKKEETVTEESAKEETRKEETKKGETTVEETDKTETITEEIAEIKKEQTQVKKEETKTEETTAVEETKKAEVTTKEKEETKKEETTTEVTVTQVETEKTETTTEETIAVEETERTETSTKEEIGTKKEETTAEMAVTQGETKIEETNKEETTVAQETEKTETITEESAETKKEQTEVSVTKEETKKDETKTEETTSVTEAEKTEVVEEQSVETKTKESVSEEVSVTQEETKKEESTTEETTAVDETEKTEVTTEEKVETKKEETKTEITQQDTKKEETSTEEIAVKETETEEKVETKKEETTTEVSMTKEESEKTEAKKEETTVVEETEKTEAIIEEKAETKIEETIAEKSVTQEETKKTDTKKEETKVVKETEKIEVAKEETATEVKKEDKVETKKEETAVVQEKEKTEVTKEESEETKTEVSVKEEEKTETKTEETTVVKETEKMTEVTKEDSVETKKEETETEVSVKEDEKTETKKEETTAITEAEKTEITKEESTETKKEETKTEVSVTQEEAEKTEETKLVAETEKTQEETKKADTKKEETVEETKEEDAKIETKVEETKEESVAAKKDETVTEAISVSQEETEKTETKKEETTIVQEESTKKTEVTSEEKVETKEETATEVSVKEEEKTETKKEETTAVTEAKKTEVTKKESVETKKEETATDVSVKEEEKTETKKEDTAIVEQTKKTEATKEESVETKKEETTTEVSVKEEEKTETKKEETTSVKEAEKIEVTKEESVGTKKEETATEVSVKEEEKTETNKEDTAVVEETKKTEVTKEEKVETKKEETTTEVSVKEEEKTETKKEETTAVTEAEKTQVTKEESVEAKKAETVAATEAEKTELTTKQTVETTKEETVTVAVSVSQEEAEKTESKKTETTVAKETKKAEVTKEEKVETKEETTTEVSVTQKETMKEETKKEETAAVVTEAKETDVTTEDSVETQKDKTVTQEETEKAVATRTEETTVVEKADVTAKEEVETKTEITATKEKEEGKAETKTEESKEVKVAEKAVVTKEGKAETKDETAKETLDQKKETKKEETTDVKETGKIEVTTQQSVDTKKEETATEVSLTNEEATKSETKTDETTAVAQVVGKTESAKEEKVETKEDMKVSVTTEETGKEESKKEETEVVAQAEKSTVTAEESVEIKKEATATEISETQEEAKKVETKKEETAKATSSEKTDVTKASEKTVDEIKTETKKEEAKAAVKTEKTELTAQEANQLTTKDAVKGESKTKEVNAAVEETKAVDVKVEEKRAQSSTSVDIKTEKLEKGDAVSKKEESAKSVATKEELSVSTKKAQLSVNGIQTIEQAMVFKSQVVKLTSEMKTKMTSITTTISKQSVFASTTITIVVTTSSVLSVQTSVTRAKFSCVETATEAGAWCAKVNDDKQFLLIDLESAQLVTGIVTQGRNSSPDWPGGPTQQWVTSYTLSYGLENGDEIEYKDANGEVVVFKGNVDTDTPVSHSFKTYSGTFTARFVKIRMVSWHEHIAMRAEVIIEKAKTSSKTSASSQAKEKTSTSIPTGLLAKGFAFFTSKVKTKVQKFTFGEATTTTKTTATKVTTSKRKKKSSRKKKAETSTLRVTQHHSSMASLSGML; translated from the exons ATGGCCTCCAAATTAACACTCAAGCAACATCGTAACTTTACGTCCGCAGAAACCACTAAGGCTGATCGTGAGACTGgtgaaaaagagaaaaacacagaaacaaTTACGGGAGAGACAACAGTCGAAGAGACGGAAAAGACTGAGACCATCACAGAAGAAAGTGTGAAAACCAAGAAAGAGGAAACTACGAATGAGATGTCCGTAACGCAGAAAGAGACGGAAAAGACAGAATCCACAACAGAAGAGACTGTGACCGAGGTATCAGCGAAGAAAGAGACCAAGAGAGAAGAAACAACAGTCGAAGGCGCCGAGAAGACTGAGACCATCACAGAGGAGAGcttagagataaagaaagaacaaaCTGAGGTGGCAAAGGAGGAAATCACGACGGAACAGACAGCAGCAGTCGtggaaacgaagaagactgaaGTTACCACGGAAGAAAGAGTTGAAAACAAGAAGGAAGAAACTGCAACGGAGGTTTCAATGACGAAGGAAGAGACCGATACTACAGAAACCACAACAGAAGAGACCACAGCAGTCGAAGAAACCGAGAAGACTAAGATTTCTACGAAAGAGGAAGTAGAAATAAAGAAGGAAGAAACTGTGACAGAGGAATCAGCGAAGGAAGAGACCAAAAAGGAAGAAACCAAGAAAGAACAGACAACAGTCGAAGAAACGGAAAAGACTGAGACCATCACAGAAGAGAGCATAGAGACCAAGAAAGAACAAACTCAGGTGACAAAGGAAGAAACCACAATGGAAGAGACGACAGCAGTCGAGGAAACGAAGAAGGCTGAAGTTACCACTGAAGAAAAAGTGGAAACcaagaaagaagaaactacAACGGAGGTTTCAATGACGAAGGAAGAGACCGAGAGGACGGAAACTAAAACAGAAGAGATGACAGCGGTCGAAGAAACTGAAAAGACTAAGATTTCTACGAAAGAGGAAGTAGAAATAAAGAAGGAAGAAACTGTGACAGAGGAATCAGCGAAGGAAGAGACCAGAAAGGAAGAAACCAAGAAAGGAGAGACAACAGTCGAAGAAACGGATAAGACTGAGACCATCACAGAAGAGATTGCCGAGATCAAGAAAGAACAAACTCAGGTGAAAAAGGAGGAAACCAAAACGGAAGAGACAACAGCAGTCGAAGAAACGAAGAAGGCTGAAGTTACGACTAAAGAAAAAGAGGAAACTAAGAAAGAAGAAACTACAACTGAGGTGACGGTAACGCAGGTAGAGACCGAAAAGACAGAGACCACAACCGAAGAGACTATAGCAGTCGAAGAAACTGAAAGGACTGAGACTTCGACGAAAGAGGAAATAGGAACTAAGAAAGAGGAAACTACAGCTGAGATGGCGGTAACGCAGGGAGAGACCAAAATCGAAGAAACCAATAAAGAAGAGACAACGGTAGCTCAAGAAACGGAAAAGACTGAGACCATCACAGAAGAAAGCGCAGAGACCAAGAAAGAACAAACTGAGGTATCAGTGACAAAAGAGGAAACCAAAAAGGACGAAACAAAGACAGAAGAAACGACTTCAGTGACAGAAGCCGAGAAGACTGAGGTTGTCGAGGAACAAAGCGTAGAGACAAAGACAAAAGAAAGTGTGTCTGAGGAGGTATCAGTTACACAAGAAGAGACCAAAAAGGAAGAATCAACAACGGAAGAGACGACAGCAGTCGACGAAACGGAGAAGACTGAAGTTACCACTGAAGAAAAAGTGGAAACTAAGAAAGAAGAAACTAAAACTGAGATAACGCAGCAAGACACCAAAAAGGAAGAAACCTCAACAGAAGAGATAGCAGTCAAAGAAACCGAGACTGAGGAAAAAGTGGAAacgaagaaagaagaaactacAACTGAGGTTTCAATGACGAAGGAAGAGAGCGAAAAGACAGAagcaaagaaagaagaaaccacAGTAGTTGAAGAAACGGAGAAAACTGAAGCTATCATAGAAGAGAAAGCAGAAACCAAGATAGAAGAAACTATAGCTGAGAAGTCAGTGACGCAAGAAGAGACAAAAAAGACAGACACTAAAAAAGAGGAAACCAAAGTAGTTAAAGAAACCGAGAAAATTGAGGTTGCCAAGGAAGAAACTGCGACCGAGGTTAAGAAAGAGGATAAGGTAGAAACCAAGAAAGAGGAGACAGCAGTAGTTCAAGAAAAGGAGAAAACTGAAGTTACCAAGGAAGAAAGCGAAGAAACCAAGACTGAGGTATCAGTGAAGGAGGAGGAAAAGACAGAAACCAAGACAGAGGAGACGACAGTAGTTAAGGAAACCGAGAAGATGACTGAGGTTACGAAGGAAGATAGTGTAGAAACAAAGAAGGAAGAAACCGAGACCGAGGTATCAGTTAAGGAAGACGAAAAGACAGAAACCAagaaagaggagacaacagcaATCACAGAAGCTGAAAAGACTGAGATTACCAAGGAAGAAAGTACAgagacaaagaaagaagaaactaaAACTGAAGTGTCGGTGACGCAGGAAGAGGCCGAAAAAACGGAAGAGACAAAATTAGTCGCAGAAACGGAGAAGACACAAGAAGAGACGAAAAAGGCAGATACCAAGAAAGAAGAGACTGTAGAAGAAACTAAAGAAGAAGATGCTAAAATAGAAACCAAGGTGGAGGAGACCAAGGAAGAGAGTGTAGCAGCTAAAAAGGATGAAACCGTTACTGAGGCGATATCTGTGTCACAAGAAGAGACTGAAAAGACTGAAACTAAGAAAGAAGAGACAACAATAGTCCAGGAAGAGTCCACCAAGAAAACTGAAGTTACTTCAGAAGAGAAGGTAGAAACGAAGGAAGAAACTGCGACTGAAGTGTCAGTTAAAGAAGAGGAAAAGACAGAAACCAAGAAAGAAGAGACGACAGCCGTCACGGAAGCCAAGAAGACTGAGGTTACGAAGAAAGAGAGTGTAGAAACCAAGAAGGAAGAAACTGCGACTGATGTATCTGTGAAGGAGGAAGAAAAGACAGAAACCAAGAAAGAAGATACTGCAATAGTTGAACAAACTAAGAAGACTGAAGCTACCAAGGAAGAGAGTGTAGAAACTAAGAAGGAAGAAACAACGACTGAGGTGTCAGTTAAAGAAGAGGAAAAGACTGAAACCAAGAAAGAAGAGACGACATCAGTCAAGGAAGCCGAGAAGATTGAGGTTACGAAGGAAGAGAGTGTAGGAACCAAGAAGGAAGAAACTGCAACTGAGGTATCTGTGAAGGAGGAGGAAAAGACAGAAACCAATAAAGAAGATACTGCAGTAGTTGAAGAAACTAAGAAGACTGAAGTTACCAAGGAAGAGAAAGTGGAAACCAAGAAGGAAGAAACTACGACTGAGGTATCAGTGAAAGAAGAGGAAAAGACTGAAACCAAGAAAGAGGAGACGACAGCCGTCACGGAAGCCGAGAAGACTCAGGTTACGAAGGAAGAAAGTGTCGAAGCAAAGAAAGCAGAGACTGTAGCAGCCACAGAGGCCGAGAAGACTGAACTTACCACGAAACAGACTGTAGAAACCACAAAGGAAGAAACTGTGACTGTGGCAGTGTCCGTGTCACAAGAAGAAGCTGAAAAGACAGAAAGTAAGAAGACGGAGACTACAGTAGCCAAAGAAACCAAGAAGGCTGAGGTTACTAAGGAGGAGAAAGTGGAAACAAAGGAAGAAACTACAACTGAGGTATCAGTAACACAGAAAGAGACAATGAAGGAGGAAACGAAGAAAGAAGAGACAGCAGCTGTAGTCACAGAAGCCAAAGAGACTGACGTTACCACGGAAGATAGTGTAGAAACCCAAAAGGACAAAACTGTGACACAAGAAGAGACTGAAAAGGCTGTAGCTACTAGGACGGAAGAGACAACAGTAGTCGAAAAGGCTGACGTTACAGCGAAGGAGGAGGTAGAAACCAAGACGGAAATAACTGCAACCAAAGAGAAGGAAGAGGGAAAGGCAGAGACCAAGACAGAAGAGTCCAAAGAAGTCAAAGTTGCCGAGAAGGCTGTGGTTACCAAAGAAGGAAAAGCTGAAACGAAGGACGAAACTGCTAAGGAAACCTTAGACCAAAAGAAAGAAACCAAGAAAGAGGAAACGACAGATGTCAAAGAGACAGGAAAGATTGAAGTTACCACGCAACAGAGTGTAGACACTAAGAAGGAAGAAACTGCCACAGAGGTATCATTGACAAACGAAGAAGCCACCAAGTCAGAGACCAAAACCGACGAGACAACAGCAGTAGCCCAAGTAGTCGGAAAGACTGAGAGTGCCAAGGAAGAAAAGGTTGAAACAAAGGAAGACATGAAGGTATCAGTGACGACGGAAGAGACTGGAAAGGAAGAAAGCAAGAAAGAAGAGACAGAGGTAGTCGCACAGGCCGAGAAAAGTACAGTTACCGCGGAAGAGAGCGTAGAGATAAAGAAGGAAGCAACAGCAACTGAGATATCCGAAACGCAAGAAGAGGCCAAAAAGGTAGAAACCAAGAAAGAAGAGACAGCCAAAGCTACTAGCAGCGAGAAAACAGACGTTACGAAGGCCTCGGAAAAGACAGTAGACGAAATTAAGACGGAAACCAAGAAAGAAGAGGCGAAAGCAGCTGTTAAGACGGAGAAGACCGAACTTACTGCACAAGAGGCTAATCAGTTGACAACGAAGGATGCCGTTAAGGGAGAATCAAAGACTAAAGAAGTCAATGCTGCAGTCGAAGAGACCAAAGCAGTTGACGTAAAGGTAGAAGAGAAAAGGGCACAAAGCAGTACATCAGTAGACATTAAGACCGAAAAATTGGAAAAGGGGGATGCGGTGAGCAAAAAAGAGGAGTCGGCTAAATCAGTGGCAACCAAAGAGGAGCTGTCTGTATCTACCAAGAAAGCACAACTATCCGTAAATGGAATCCAAACGATAGAGCAAGCAATGGTATTCAAATCACAGGTGGTAAAGTTGACgtcagaaatgaaaacaaagatgACATCGATCACTACCACTATTTCTAAACAGTCCGTATTTGCAAGCACCACTATCACAATCGTGGTGACGACATCCAGTGTGCTCAGCGTCCAGACCTCCGTCACTCGCGCCAAGTTCTCTTGCGTAGAGACGGCGACCGAGGCCGGAGCCTGGTGTGCGAAAGTCAACGACGACAAACAGTTTCTTCTGATCGACCTGGAGTCCGCTCAGCTGGTCACCGGGATCGTCACACAGGGGAGGAACTCCAGCCCGGACTGGCCGGGGGGACCGACACAGcagtgggtgacgtcatacacacTGTCGTACGGTTTGGAGAACGGAGATGAAATAGAGTACAAAGATGCCAATGGAGAAGTTGTG GTATTCAAGGGCAACGTCGATACCGATACACCTGTCAGTCATTCCTTCAAAACATACAGCGGCACATTCACGGCACGATTCGTCAAGATTCGCATGGTCAGCTGGCATGAGCACATCGCAATGCGGGCTGAGGTCATCATCGAGAAAGCAAAGACGTCTTCCAAGACGTCTGCCTCGTCTCAAGCAAAGGAGAAGACGTCCACTAGCATACCAACTGGGCTACTGGCGAAAGGTTTTGCCTTCTTCACCTCCAAGGTCAAGACCAAGGTGCAAAAATTCACATTCGGAGAGGCTACTACAACAACGAAGACAACTGCGACAAAGGTGACCACTTCCAAACGCAAGAAAAAGAGCTCGCGCAAGAAGAAGGCTGAAACGTCCACCTTACGTGTAACCCAACACCACAGCTCAATGGCAAGTCTAAGTGGCATGCTTTAG
- the LOC118404378 gene encoding uncharacterized protein LOC118404378 codes for MRADMIVEDPVKKQLKEVVKKEEQMTVIAESVTETSVIASSVTMVSVTTSTELDVRYTVTQAKFGVVETKDEAGAWCAATNDDKQFLLIDLEQEKLVTGIVTQGRNSSPDWPDGPTSHWVTSYTLSYGLENGDENQYNDADGQLLVFDGNKDRDTPVTHNLADFNGPFKARYVKIHPVTWNDHICMRADMIVEDEVKKQVKEVVKQDKMMTAIAESVTETSVMASSSITVSVTTSTELDVRYTVTQAKFGVVETKDEAGAWCAATNDDKQFLLIDLEQEKLVTGIVTQGRNSSPDWPDGPTSHWVTSYTLSYGLENGDESEYKDAKGELQVFNGNTDTDTPVTNSFDQFNGSFKARYVKIHPVTWNDHICMRADMIVEDEVKKQVKAVAKTEEKKTVIAESISETSVMVSSTTTVSVTTSTELDVRYTVTQAKFGVVETKDEAGAWCAATNDDKQFLLIDLEQEKLVTGIVTQGRNSSPDWPDGPTSHWVTSYTLSYGLENGDENEYKDKKGELLVFKGNEDTDTPVTHAFADFNGPFKARFVKIHPKTWYDHICMRAEMIVEDEKKKLEVSKVKTEAIMTSITVSVSMVTVVATVTSSEMSVHHAVSHSKLECVETATEAGAWVAKTSDEKQWVTSYTISYGVENGDETEYKDENGQLVVFEGNVDRDSAVVHSFAEYSGTFYARFVKIRPVTWHEHIAMRAEIVCDDGQ; via the exons ATGAGGGCGGACATGATCGTTGAAGATC CTGTGAAAAAGCAACTGAAGGAAGTGGTAAAGAAGGAAGAGCAGATGACAGTTATTGCTGAAAGTGTCACAGAAACATCGGTGATCGCCAGCAGCGTCACTATGGTTTCTGTCACCACTTCAACGGAGCTGGACGTGCGTTACACCGTCACCCAGGCCAAGTTTGGCGTCGTGGAGACCAAAGACGAAGCCGGAGCCTGGTGTGCGGCTACAAACGACGACAAACAGTTCCTTCTCATCGACTTGGAGCAGGAGAAGCTCGTCACCGGGATCGTTACACAAGGCAGAAACTCCAGTCCGGACTGGCCGGACGGACCGACTAGCCACTGGGTCACGTCATACACACTGTCGTACGGACTGGAGAATGGAGACGAAAACCAGTATAATGACGCTGATGGACAGCTTTTG GTTTTCGACGGCAACAAAGATAGAGACACTCCTGTGACTCACAACTTGGCAGACTTCAATGGACCGTTCAAAGCTCGATACGTGAAGATCCATCCCGTCACGTGGAACGATCACATCTGCATGCGGGCAGACATGATCGTGGAGGACG AGGTGAAGAAGCAGGTGAAAGAGGTTGTCAAACAGGACAAAATGATGACAGCTATCGCCGAGAGTGTAACCGAAACGTCCGTCATGGCTAGCAGCAGCATCACCGTCTCTGTCACGACGTCTACCGAGCTGGACGTGCGTTACACCGTCACCCAGGCCAAGTTTGGTGTCGTGGAGACCAAAGACGAAGCCGGAGCCTGGTGTGCGGCTACAAACGACGACAAACAGTTCCTTCTCATCGACTTGGAGCAGGAGAAGCTCGTCACCGGGATCGTTACACAAGGCAGAAACTCCAGTCCGGACTGGCCGGACGGACCGACTAGCCACTGGGTCACGTCATACACACTGTCGTATGGACTGGAGAATGGAGACGAAAGCGAATACAAGGACGCTAAAGGAGAACTTCAA GTCTTCAACGGAAACACAGATACGGATACGCCAGTGACCAACAGTTTCGACCAGTTCAATGGAAGCTTCAAAGCACGCTACGTCAAGATTCACCCAGTCACGTGGAACGATCACATCTGCATGAGGGCTGACATGATTGTTGAAGATG AGGTGAAGAAGCAAGTGAAGGCAGTTGCCAAGACAGAGGAAAAGAAGACCGTCATTGCAGAATCCATTTCTGAAACGTCCGTCATGGTAAGTAGTACCACAACAGTGTCTGTCACGACCTCCACGGAGCTGGACGTGCGTTACACCGTCACCCAGGCCAAGTTTGGCGTCGTGGAGACCAAAGACGAAGCCGGAGCCTGGTGTGCGGCTACAAACGACGACAAACAGTTCCTTCTCATTGACTTGGAGCAGGAGAAGCTCGTCACCGGGATCGTTACACAAGGCAGAAACTCCAGTCCGGACTGGCCGGACGGACCGACTAGCCACTGGGTCACGTCATACACACTGTCGTATGGACTGGAGAATGGAGACGAAAACGAGTACAAG GACAAGAAGGGAGAACTTCTG GTCTTCAAGGGTAACGAAGACACGGATACGCCGGTCACCCACGCCTTTGCCGACTTTAACGGACCGTTCAAAGCGCGTTTTGTGAAGATCCATCCCAAGACGTGGTACGACCACATCTGCATGCGAGCTGAGATGATCGTAGAAGATG agaagaaaaaactggaagtgtcaaaggtcaaaacCGAGGCCATCATGACGTCAATCACGGTCAGCGTTTCCATGGTGACCGTCGTGGCCACGGTGACGTCATCAGAGATGAGCGTTCACCACGCTGTGTCGCACTCCAAGCTGGAATGCGTGGAAACGGCGACGGAGGCTGGGGCTTGGGTTGCCAAGACAAGCGACGAGAAACAg tgggtgacgtcatacaccATCTCCTACGGAGTGGAGAACGGGGATGAGACTGAGTACAAGGATGAGAACGGGCAGCTGGTG GTGTTCGAAGGAAACGTGGACCGAGACTCGGCCGTGGTGCACTCCTTCGCCGAGTACAGTGGCACGTTCTACGCGCGGTTCGTCAAGATCCGCCCTGTCACCTGGCATGAACACATCGCCATGCGAGCCGAGATAGTGTGTGATGACGGTCagtaa